The nucleotide sequence GAAGAAGCCGCGGAAAGCAATGGTGATAAGCCGCTCTTCATTTACGGAAGTGAACGCATGTCATTTACTGAGACAAACCGAAAAGTCAACCGGACTGCTAACGCTTTGAGAGGCTTAGGAGTGAAGAAAGGCGATAGAGTCAGCGTAATGCTCCCGAATGGCTTTGATTTCCCGGTTGTATGGCTTGCCCTGGCAAAGCTTGGGGCAGTAATGGTTCCCACCAACGTAGGCTATCAGGAGCATGACCTGCAGTATGTTCTTGCTGACTCACAGGCGTCGTTTATGGTAATACACCAGGATTACCTTTCGGTTCTCGACAAGGTTAGGAGTAAGGTCAAAAACCTTAGGGAAGTAGTGGTGCTGGGAGACTCTGCGGGAATATACCCAACTTACAGCGAGATTATAAGCGGTGCCTCAGATGAGTTTACTGTTGCTGATGTTTCTGAGGGTGACCTTGTTAACATCCAGTATACTTCGGGCACGACTGGCTTTCCTAAAGGCTGCATGCTGACTCACCGCTACTGGCTGTTACTTGGCCAGCTCGCCAGCGAGTACGCCAAAATTAGGCCGGACGATGTCAATCTTACTGCTCAGCCTTTTTATTACATGGACCCCCAGTGGAACACCATACTATGCCTTATTGGAGGCATCCCGTTGGTGATCATGCCCAGGTTTTCCCCCTCCAGATTCTGGCAGACAGTAAAAGACAACAATGTTACCTTCTTCTACCTGCTTGGGACCATGCCGTTTTACCTGCTTAAGCAGGAGGGGAACCCGGACTTAGAAAAAAACCACCGCCTTCGGGTGGTGATCTGCTCGGGCATCCACCCGAAATTTCACCGCATTTTTGAGGAACGGTGGAATGTCCCATGGCGGGAGGCCTTCGGGATGACCGAGACAGGGGTAGACCTATTGGTTCCCATAG is from Clostridia bacterium and encodes:
- a CDS encoding AMP-binding protein, whose protein sequence is MEKSVVDLKWKSIGELLEEAAESNGDKPLFIYGSERMSFTETNRKVNRTANALRGLGVKKGDRVSVMLPNGFDFPVVWLALAKLGAVMVPTNVGYQEHDLQYVLADSQASFMVIHQDYLSVLDKVRSKVKNLREVVVLGDSAGIYPTYSEIISGASDEFTVADVSEGDLVNIQYTSGTTGFPKGCMLTHRYWLLLGQLASEYAKIRPDDVNLTAQPFYYMDPQWNTILCLIGGIPLVIMPRFSPSRFWQTVKDNNVTFFYLLGTMPFYLLKQEGNPDLEKNHRLRVVICSGIHPKFHRIFEERWNVPWREAFGMTETGVDLLVPIDDQDSVGSGAMGKPVRTKEARVVDAEGKDVPDGEIGELVIRGEPMMLGYWNKPDETAMVMRGGWFHTGDLAYRDPKGYFHWAGRLKDMVRRSGENISAIEVEEVLVQHDKVKAAAVVPVPDELRGEEVKAYIVLKEGENRETVPPEDILEFARKKLAHFKVPRYL